The genomic segment TAACTCAACCCACTTGGGAAAAATTATGTCAATTTTCTCAACATTGGGATCATACCATTATTTTAGCAGGTCAGAAGCATTTGCGGGAAAGTGAAGCTCAAATTAAACATACCACTCAACCGCGTTTATGGTTAGAAATTACCTTATTAGGGTTACTTCCCGCAGCGTTACAAAAATCCGTTGTCACCCAAACGGTTTCTGTTGTTCAAAACCCTCAAACAACGGTTCAAACTCCACCTCAATATGTACAACGTTCAGAACCTTCACCTCCTCCCCAAAACCCCGTTAATGTTCCTGTCTATCAACCAACATCTAACCCAGAACCTCAACCTCAAGTTAAATCAGAAATTCCGGCAACTCCCGCAGAACCTCCTGTTGTTATTGATGGTAATATAGAACAAATTTGGCAACAAGTATTAGCTTATGTTCAACCTTTCGGAACACAACAAATGTTTCGTCAACAAGGTCGTTTAATTCAATATAATGCCGGAGTTGCTATGATTAAAATGGCTTCTTCAACTTTACTAAAAATGGCGCAAACCAAGCAAAAATTATCCAGTTTAGAAAAAGCATTTCAACAGGTTTTTGGTCATCCGGTTAAAATTAATTTTGATACCGGAGGAGGAACGTCTGCTTATCGCGTACAAGAAGTCACTCCCCCATCTCCTTCTTATTCCCCGGTGGAGAATTCTAAGGTTTCTTCTCCAGAAATATCACCAAATTCTTCAATTAATCATCAAGAACAACACCAAATTTCTTCATCTCCTGATCAGGATATTCGAGAATCTGATCAAATAGATCAGGTGAAACCGGAAATGGAAACAGGCAAGATGCCTGTTCCACTTGAAAAAGTTGAATTAACTCCTGAAGAAATGGATGCTGAAGCTGTTATGATGGCTTCTCAGAAATTAGCTGAATTTTTCAAAGGTCAAATGATTGATTTAGGAGAAAAACAAACTTCTAAAACAGCTATTTTATTAAGCCAAAAGGATGATATTATTGACAGCAGTGAGGATGATAATTTTATAGAACCTGATGAGATCGAGGAAGACAATTATGATGATTTTTAATCAATGAAGCGGTGCGTACTCTGAGCTTACGCACCCGACTTGAGGCTATTTTTTTAAGGGGTAATTTAAGAGTTCTCGCTGTTCTAAATAACGTTGGGCGACTCGTCTGGCTAAATTACGAATTCTACCAATATAACGAGTCCGTTCTGTAACCGCAATTACCCCCCTAGCATCCAATAAATTAAAGCTATGGGAACATTTGAGAACATAATCTAAACTCGGTAAAACTAACCCTTTTTCGATTAATTGTTCGGCTTCCTGTTCATATAATCCAAATAAGGTAAACAAGAATTCTGGGTTAGAGGCTTCAAAATTATAGGTACATTGTTCAATTTCGCCTTGTAAGTGAACGTCCCCATAATTAATGGTATCTGTCCAAGAAATTTTAGTCATGGCATCGACATTTTGCAGATACATTGCCAAACGTTCTAAGCCATAAGTAATCTCAATGGAAACGGGACGACAATCAAGACTACCACATTGTTGAAAATAGGTAAATTGAGTAATTTCCATCCCATCTAACCACACTTCCCAGCCCACACCCCAAGCACCTAATGTGGGAGATTCCCAGTTATCTTCTACAAAACGAATATCATGATCTTCGGGGTTAATTCCTAATAGTCTCAAGGAGTCTAAATACATCTCTTGAATATTATCAGGAGACGGTTTAATTAAGACTTGATATTGATAATAATGTTGAAAACGGTTGGGGTTTTCTCCATAACGGCCATCGGTGGGGCGGCGACAAGGTTCGACATAGGCGACAGACCAAGGTTCGGGGCCAATAGCGCGTAAAAAGGTATGGGGATTCATTGTTCCCGCCCCTTTTTCGGTATCATAGGGTTGAGCAATCAAACAGCCGCGATCGCTCCAAAATTGATTCAGGGTGGCAATAATTGATTGAAAATTCACGGGACGCAATATTTTTCTAATGGGTTTAACGTTAATCAATTTTACCATTAGTTTTTAGGCATCGATGAAATGCCTTTAAATAGCATGATTAACCCTCCGATCACAATTGCGATCGCCATTCCTCCCATGACTGCATCTAATACCCCTGTATTTTCCATTTAGTATTAATCTCCTCGTATTTCCCTGATTTATTCTATCACGATATTAAATCTTAGAAACCGGGTTTCTCCTTTATATTAATTACTACAAATTAAAAGAGTTTCAGAAACCCGGTTTCTGGTACTACTGCGGCTGCTTGTATCTCAAACTTTAGCAGGTCGAGTTATTGAGATTTATTGAGGGAATTAGTTTTCCTCTAATTCAATACTTGGTTCTCCTGGGTAAAAGCGATTATCTAATACTTGTTCAAGAGGATAAAGGCATTCAGACGGAAATGTTTTTAAGGGTAAATTCGTTTCACTTGCTGCTAATTCTACAGCTTTAATATAAGCTTTTTGAATCGCTTCTGTTAGATAGGGTTTTAAACTCGGACTATCTTCTAGTAATTGCTCTAAATCAATCCGTTGTACCCGAATGGTTGCTAACCAACTACGACTACGTTTTGTGGGTTGATATTCCCATTTTAATAAATGGGCAATTAAAATACTGAGTCTATTTCTTAATTGTTGGCGTTCTTGTCTTCCCAAAGATTCTATTTCCTCAATTAAATTGTTCAGATCCAAGTGATGCCATTGTTGTTCACGGAGTAACTGAGCTTGTTTTTGTGTCCAGCCATAGAAATCCTGTTCATATAAACTTTGCATGATTGATTTTTCCTGAATTTAATAATATCATAAATTAGCGATCGCTAACTTCAATAGACTGCCATTCTCTAGCATCCACAAATAATGATAAATGTTTAACATTAGTCGTGGCAACAATCACTTGATTTCCGTTGATTTCTTCTGGTATCGAGTAAAATTAATTGACTCAGAGCAACCCTTATCAAATTTTAACTGAATCTTCTTCCAGTGCTTGCCGCAAATATTCCCAAGTTTCTGTTTGTTCTTTTTCGTCTCCTTCTTCCATCCATTGTTTTGTTAATGCCTTAAGTGCTTCATGCTGGTTAACTAAAATTTCTGACTCCTGAGATCCAGATTCAGTTTGTTTTTCAACAGAGGTTAACTGTTCAGGTTTAAGGGTAACACTTTCTCTAAATGCGTGCAGAATTTTGAACAAATGAAACCAATATTCTCTAGGCGTTTTTTGGATTTCGTTTAGTAATTCCATAAACGACACTTCAGAGTAAGCTTGAGTCATCGGTTCAGACTGACTGGGTTGAGGATTAGTGAGAATTGGAGACATCCTATCACCTACTTTTTAGAAATCTTGTTATCAATTGTAATGGATTTTTATAACTGATTGAGACGGGTTAGATAAATGTTAACTCGTTGTTCCCTAAAAAAACTGGGCTACCCATCTCTCGATTTATAGATGGTATAGTTGAAAAATGCCCTCATCCTTGCTTGATTAACGCTAAACTGATAATATTGTTGATTCTTCCGACAACTACCCCCTTGAGTTGTCCTGACTAAGATGATTCGTTTACATCCGCCCAAATGGTTCATATCAAGCGCGTCGAACTGACTAACTTTAAATCCTTTGGTGGGACAACAGCAGTCCCATTACTACCGGGTTTTACGGTCATTTCTGGGCCGAATGGTTCGGGTAAATCGAATATTCTGGATGCGTTATTATTTGCTTTGGGGTTATCCTCTTCTAAGGGAATGCGGGCGGAACGTTTACCCGATCTCGTGAATAACGCCCAAAGTCGTAAAACTACCGTTGAAACCCTTGTAACGGTGACGTTTGACTTGTCGGACTATGACGGCGAACCTTTGGGAAGAAATAGTGATGAGACGGATAATGGTTTATCCTCGGAAATGGAAGAGTTAGGGGAAGAAACGGGATTAGAAATTGAGACAGAGACAGGCAAGATGCCTGTTCCACTGGGAGAGCCTGTTGATTTAGAATGGACGGTTGCGCGGAAATTAAGGGTTACAAAACAGGGAACTTATACCTCGACTTATTATATTAATGGGGAAGCTTGTACTCAAACAGAACTGCATGAACAGTTGAATAAATTGCGAATATATCCTGAAGGATATAACGTCGTTTTACAAGGAGATGTGACGGGTATTATTACGATGAAACCCCGTGAACGTCGAGAAATTATTGATGAGTTGGCGGGGGTGGCTTCCTTTGATCGAAAAATTACCTTAGCTAAGGAAAAATTAGATGCGGTTAAGGATCGAGAAGAACGCAGTCGTATTGTAGAACAAGAATTAATTGCTCAACGCGATCGCTTAGATAAGGATCGTTCAAAAGCTGAAAAATATCAACAACTTCGAGAAGAATTTCAACAAAAAAGTCAATGGGAAACGGTTCTTAATTATCAAACCTTACAACAACAACAAGGACGACTGCGAGAACAAATAGAAGCAGATGATCGCACGTTAACGGAACTCAACGAACAACGTCAACAAAAAGATCAACAAATTCACACCACCTCGGTACAACTCGAAGCCCTCAACGCTCATGTTAAGGCGATGGGAGAGGAAGAACTCATCGCCCTTCAGTCGAGTTTGGCCACCGAAGAAGCCCAACAGCGTCAACTCCAAACTCGGTCTGCGGAACTGGAAACCGCCCTGCAACAAACCGTTACCCAAATTCACCAAACCGAACAAGAACTCCGTCAACAATATCAAACCCTGGATACTCTAGCTATTGAAAAAGACCAGGAAACCTTAAATTTGGGTCAACGACAACGGGAACGGGATACTCTGCAAGCCACGGTAGAACGGAGTCGGGAGGCGACCTCTCAGGTGGCACAACAAGCCGAAAGCTGGATGGTGCAACAAACGGAACTGCACCGACAAATTGAAACCTTACAAAAAACCCTTGACCCCCATCGCACGGAACAAGCGCGGCTGCGGGAACGAGTTGAACAGTTGCAACGACAACTTTCTGAGCAGCAACAGTCTTTGGCGACCTTGGGCGAGGAGTTATCGCAAAAAACAATAGCACTGGAAGGTGCTACCACTCAACGGGATGCAACGTCTCAACAGGTGGCGACTCTAACCCAACAGGTGACGGAGGCGGAAACCAACTTACAGGTACAACAGGAAACCCAAACCCGTCTGTTACAGGAACAACGGGAACGTCAGCGCAAATTGGATAAATTAGAAGCGCAACACCAAGCCCAACAGGAGGCGACGGGAAGTTATGCGACTAAAATTATTGCTCAGTCGGGTATTTCCGGGCTTTGTGGGTTGGTGTGTCAGTTGGGACAAGTTGAACCCCAATATCAGTTAGCCTTGGAAACGGCGGCGGGTGCGAGGTTGGGTCATATTGTGGTAGAAGATGATAGTGTGGCGGCGGCGGCGATTGAATTTTTGAAGCGTCAACAAGCGGGACGAGCAACGTTTTTACCGTTAAATAAAATTCAGGGAAATCGTTCAAATCTTCCTAATTTAGCCACGATGAGAAATTTACAAGGGTTAATTGATTTAGCGGTGAATTTAATCGAATATGAACCGCGATATCAAGATATTTTTGCTTATGTTTTTGGCAATACTTTAGTTTTTAATAATTTAAGTAATGCTCGAAAAGTTTTAGGACAATATCGAATTGTGACTTTAGAAGGGGAATTATTAGAAACAACCGGAGCCATGACGGGGGGAAGTGTTTCGTCTCGGTCTACCTTACATTTTGGCACAGATCAAGGGTCAGCCGAAGCGAGAAATATTGCAGCTTTGAAAGAACGGTTAGAGGAAATTGAACGAATTTTAGAACGGTGTAACCGCAGTATTGAAGAAGCGAGTCAAACGGTGAAATTGCGATCGCAACAACTCAACGAAGTTAGACAAACCTTGCGAGATCATCAACAGCAAGTTTCCTTATTAGAGTCGGAAATTAAAACGTTAAGAAATCAACAAGAACAATTGCGATCGCAATTAGAAAAAAATACCCAAGAATTTAATACCGCCCAAATTCGCTTAAAGAATTTAGAGGCAGAAATTCCCACTTTAGAAACGAAATTACAACAAGATCGGGAAGTATTAGCGCAATTAGAAGCCACCCATAGTCATAGTGAATGGCAACAACTTCAAGGGGTATTAAGAAGTCAGGAAACTGAGTTACAACAAAAAGAAAATGCCCTCAGAACCGTGCAACAACGGTTAATTGAAATTGAGAATCAACAAACCCGTTTACAGGAGAAAATTCAAGAGGGAAATCAGAAATTAGAAACGATTCGTCAAGAACAGAAATCTTTAACACAAAAATTAGAAACTGTCAAGACTCAATCGGCAGAAATTCATCAAAAAATTCAACAAACCCGTGTAAAAGTTTCCCAAGTGGAAGCGAAATTAGGAGAGGAGAAAAAACAACGGGATCAGGTAGAAAATCAGTTAGGAGAATTGCGGTTAGCCAAACAACAATTAGATTGGCAAATTGAGAAATTACAGGAAACCCAACAGGGAAGACGGGAACAATTAACAATTAAATTAGAACAAATTGCCGCTATTCGGACTGAACTTCCTGAACCGTTACCGAATATTCCTCAAAATTTAGATTTAGCCAGTTTACAGCGAGAATTGCGATCGCTGCAAAAACGTATGGAAGCCTTAGAACCTGTAAATATGTTAGCGTTAGAAGAATTTGAACGCACTCAAGCTCGGTTAGAAGAATTAACCCAAAAATTAACCACCTTAGAAGGGGAAAGAACCGAATTATTATTAAGAATTGAGAATTTTACCACCTTACGCCGTCGCGCTTTTCAAGAAGCCTTTGATGCGGTTAATGAGAACTTTCAAACCATTTTTGCTCAACTGTCTGAAGGGGATGGTTATTTAGAAATAGATAACCCAGAAGACCCCTTTAGTAGTGGGTTAAATTTAATTGCTCACCCCAAAGGAAAACCCGTTCAACGGTTAACTTCAATGTCAGGAGGTGAAAAATCCTTAACGGCTTTAAGCTTTATTTTTGCTCTACAAAGATATCGTCCTTCCCCGTTTTATGCCTTTGATGAAGTTGATATGTTTTTAGATGGGGCAAACGTGGAAAGATTGGCTAGAATGATTAAAAGTCAAACCGAACAAGCTCAATTTATTGTTGTTAGTTTACGCCGTCCGATGATGGAAGCTTCTCAACGAACTATTGGTGTTACCCAAGCCAGAGGTGCCTACACCCAAGTCCTCGGAATTAAACTTTAAAACCCGTATAACGGTTGAGGAATTGGCCCTGGTATTGAAAAAGTTCAGTTCCTCTTCTTTTTTCCAAGATGTTAACAAGGACAACAATCTGTCACTACTGACAAATAATCTGGCAATCGACATCTGCTTTTTGATATAATTCTATAATGTAAGGGTGAGATCTTTTTCCCATCATAAAGATGGCTAGTCGCTG from the Planktothrix tepida PCC 9214 genome contains:
- a CDS encoding DUF29 domain-containing protein, which gives rise to MQSLYEQDFYGWTQKQAQLLREQQWHHLDLNNLIEEIESLGRQERQQLRNRLSILIAHLLKWEYQPTKRSRSWLATIRVQRIDLEQLLEDSPSLKPYLTEAIQKAYIKAVELAASETNLPLKTFPSECLYPLEQVLDNRFYPGEPSIELEEN
- the glyQ gene encoding glycine--tRNA ligase subunit alpha, translating into MNFQSIIATLNQFWSDRGCLIAQPYDTEKGAGTMNPHTFLRAIGPEPWSVAYVEPCRRPTDGRYGENPNRFQHYYQYQVLIKPSPDNIQEMYLDSLRLLGINPEDHDIRFVEDNWESPTLGAWGVGWEVWLDGMEITQFTYFQQCGSLDCRPVSIEITYGLERLAMYLQNVDAMTKISWTDTINYGDVHLQGEIEQCTYNFEASNPEFLFTLFGLYEQEAEQLIEKGLVLPSLDYVLKCSHSFNLLDARGVIAVTERTRYIGRIRNLARRVAQRYLEQRELLNYPLKK
- the smc gene encoding chromosome segregation protein SMC, yielding MVHIKRVELTNFKSFGGTTAVPLLPGFTVISGPNGSGKSNILDALLFALGLSSSKGMRAERLPDLVNNAQSRKTTVETLVTVTFDLSDYDGEPLGRNSDETDNGLSSEMEELGEETGLEIETETGKMPVPLGEPVDLEWTVARKLRVTKQGTYTSTYYINGEACTQTELHEQLNKLRIYPEGYNVVLQGDVTGIITMKPRERREIIDELAGVASFDRKITLAKEKLDAVKDREERSRIVEQELIAQRDRLDKDRSKAEKYQQLREEFQQKSQWETVLNYQTLQQQQGRLREQIEADDRTLTELNEQRQQKDQQIHTTSVQLEALNAHVKAMGEEELIALQSSLATEEAQQRQLQTRSAELETALQQTVTQIHQTEQELRQQYQTLDTLAIEKDQETLNLGQRQRERDTLQATVERSREATSQVAQQAESWMVQQTELHRQIETLQKTLDPHRTEQARLRERVEQLQRQLSEQQQSLATLGEELSQKTIALEGATTQRDATSQQVATLTQQVTEAETNLQVQQETQTRLLQEQRERQRKLDKLEAQHQAQQEATGSYATKIIAQSGISGLCGLVCQLGQVEPQYQLALETAAGARLGHIVVEDDSVAAAAIEFLKRQQAGRATFLPLNKIQGNRSNLPNLATMRNLQGLIDLAVNLIEYEPRYQDIFAYVFGNTLVFNNLSNARKVLGQYRIVTLEGELLETTGAMTGGSVSSRSTLHFGTDQGSAEARNIAALKERLEEIERILERCNRSIEEASQTVKLRSQQLNEVRQTLRDHQQQVSLLESEIKTLRNQQEQLRSQLEKNTQEFNTAQIRLKNLEAEIPTLETKLQQDREVLAQLEATHSHSEWQQLQGVLRSQETELQQKENALRTVQQRLIEIENQQTRLQEKIQEGNQKLETIRQEQKSLTQKLETVKTQSAEIHQKIQQTRVKVSQVEAKLGEEKKQRDQVENQLGELRLAKQQLDWQIEKLQETQQGRREQLTIKLEQIAAIRTELPEPLPNIPQNLDLASLQRELRSLQKRMEALEPVNMLALEEFERTQARLEELTQKLTTLEGERTELLLRIENFTTLRRRAFQEAFDAVNENFQTIFAQLSEGDGYLEIDNPEDPFSSGLNLIAHPKGKPVQRLTSMSGGEKSLTALSFIFALQRYRPSPFYAFDEVDMFLDGANVERLARMIKSQTEQAQFIVVSLRRPMMEASQRTIGVTQARGAYTQVLGIKL